One Astyanax mexicanus isolate ESR-SI-001 chromosome 3, AstMex3_surface, whole genome shotgun sequence genomic region harbors:
- the atp6v1c1b gene encoding V-type proton ATPase subunit C 1-B, translating into MTEFWLISAPGEKTCQQTWDKMNIATTQSNLSTNSKFSIPDLKVGTLDVLVGLSDELAKLDSFVESVVKKLAQYMTDVLEDSRDKVQENLLANGVDLITYVTRFQWDMAKYPIKQSLKNILEIVSKQLTQIDNDLKARASAYNSIKGNLQNLERKNAGSLLTRSLADIVKKEDFVLDSEYLITMIVVVPKTSYAEWQKTYETLSEMVVPRSSNLLFEDQDSGLFSVTLFRKAIDDFKHQARENKFAVRDFQYNEEEMKADKEEMTRLSTDKKKQFGPLVRWLKVNFSEAFIAWIHIKALRVFTESVLRYGLPVNFQAMLLQPNKKNMKKLREVLQELYKHLDSSAAIIDASMDIPGLNLSQQEYYPYVYYKIDLNLLDFK; encoded by the exons ATGACTGAATTCTGGCTCATATCAGCTCCTGGAGAGAAGACCTGTCAGCAGACATGGGACAAGATGAACATCGCCACCACCCAAAGCAACCTGTCCACAAACAGCAAGTTCAGCATTCCAGACCTAAAG GTGGGAACACTGGATGTGCTTGTGGGCCTGTCAGATGAACTTGCCAAACTGGACTCCTTTGTTGAAAG TGTGGTAAAGAAGTTGGCCCAGTATATGACTGATGTTTTGGAGGACAGCCGAGATAAAGTCCAGGAGAATCTTTTGGCCAATGGAG TTGATTTAATCACCTATGTAACAAGATTTCAGTGGGACATGGCTAAGTATCCCATCAAACAGTCTCTGAAGAATATCTTAGAAATCGTCTCAAAG caaTTGACTCAGATAGACAATGATTTGAAAGCCAGAGCTTCAGCATACAACAGCATAAAGGGCAATCTGCAGAACCTGGAGAGAAAGAATGC GGGGAGTCTTTTGACGAGGAGCTTGGCTGACATTGTGAAGAAAGAGGACTTTGTGCTGGATTCTGAATACCTTATCACTATGATTGTTGTTGTTCCGAA AACAAGCTATGCTGAGTGGCAGAAGACATACGAGACCCTTTCCGAAATGGTAGTTCCAAGATCTTCAAA TCTGCTGTTTGAAGACCAGGACAGCGGACTGTTCAGCGTCACACTCTTTAGGAAGGCCATAGATGACTTCAAACACCAGGCCAGAGAAAACAA GTTTGCGGTGCGTGACTTCCAGTATAATGAAGAAGAGATGAAGGCAGACAAAGAGGAGATGACACGACTCTCTACAGACAAAAAGAAGCAGTTT GGGCCTTTAGTACGATGGCTGAAAGTGAACTTCAGTGAAGCTTTCATTGCTTGGATCCACATCAAAGCTCTGAGAGTTTTTACAGAGTCAGTCTTAAG GTATGGATTGCCAGTCAACTTCCAGGCTATGCTTTTGCAGCCCAATAAGAAGAACATGAAGAAACTGCGGGAGGTCCTGCAGGAGCTCTACAAGCATCtggacagcagtgctgctattaTTGAT GCCTCCATGGACATCCCTGGATTGAACTTGAGCCAGCAGGAATATTACCCCTACGTTTACTACAAGATTGACCTCAACCTTCTTGATTTTAAATAA
- the azin1b gene encoding antizyme inhibitor 1b (The RefSeq protein has 3 substitutions compared to this genomic sequence): protein MKGFTDEPNYIVELLEGGTTLKDVIDNHIYEQALAEKNAFVVANLGALMQQHVLWQSMLPMVRPFYPVKYNSSPAVIEVLAALGVGFVCSNKAEISLVLNHDVPPENIILSGVCKQLSHIKHATKNGINYLVCDNEAELCKIARAHPNAKLLLQLSTEAQAEEASMAFGCSLKSCRHLLETSKELGVDVVGVMFQVPASCRDPQVYTHALSDARCVFDMGEEIGFNMEILDIGGGFSGSEFQLKQIHAAIRPLLEAYFPVMSGVRVIAEPGTFYVSSSFTLVVNVIGKKVAAGSLHVETKDLTPSDEPEFLYYLNDGVYGSFMGKLLGNTIPSPKVHKMSLAADEPMFPSSLWGPSCDALDQVVEHCLLPELTVGDWLIFNNMGASGQEESAAINNSDKPPVYYTISTDDWFEMQEAGISLDNTMRNFSLVQYGL, encoded by the exons ATGAAAGGATTTACAGATGAACCAAACTACATTGTTGAGCTGCTGGAAGGAGGAACAACCCTTAAAGATGTCATTGACAACCACATTTATGAACAAGCTCTG GCTGAAAAGAATGCATTTGTTGTGGCCAACCTTGGGGCCTTGATGCAGCAGCATGTTCTTTGGCAGAGCATGCTGCCCATGGTCCGGCCCTTTTACCCAGTCAAATATAACAGCAGTCCTGCTGTCATTGAGGTTCTGGCTGCTCTAGGAGTTGGTTTTGTTTGCTCAAACAAG GCTGAAATCTCCCTGGTACTTAACCATGACGTCCCTCCGGAGAACATCATTCTGTCTGGTGTTTGCAAGCAGCTCTCGCACATCAAACATGCTACCAAGAATGGCATCAACTACTTGGTGTGCGACAACGAAGCAGAGCTTTGCAAAATTGCCAGAGCTCACCCAAATGCCAA GTTGCTCCTGCAGTTGTCCACTGAAGCTCAGACAGAAGAGGCCAGCATGGCATTTGGGTGCTCCCTGAAGAGCTGCAGGCACCTTTTGGAAACCTCTAAGGAGCTGGGTGTGGATGTGGTTGGAGTGAT GTTCCAGGTACCAGCATCTTGTAGAGACCCCCAAGTTTATACCCACGCACTGTCTGATGCCCGCTGTGTATTTGATATGGGG GCGGAGATTGGGTTTAACATGGAAATTCTGGATATTGGTGGTGGATTCAGTGGCTCAGAGTTTCAGTTGAAACAG ATTCATGCTGCTATTAGGCCTTTGCTGGAGGCCTATTTCCCTGTTATGTCTGGAGTGCGCGTCATTGCTGAGCCAGGAACTTTTTATGTGTCTTCCTCTTTCACCTTGGTTGTAAATGTCATTGGAAAGAAAGTGGCAGCAGGCAGTCTTCATGTTGAGACTAAAG ATTTGACTCCAAGCGATGAGCCAGAATTTTTGTACTATTTAAATGATGGTGTCTATGGATCTTTTATGGGAAAGCTGTTGGGAAACACCATTCCATCCCCCAAGGTACACAAG ATGTCACTTGCAGCAGATGAGCCGATGTTCCCCAGCAGCTTGTGGGGTCCCTCTTGTGACGCATTGGACCAGGTGGTGGAGCACTGCCTTCTCCCTGAGCTCACTGTGGGAGACTGGCTGATCTTCAACAATATGGGGGCCAGTGGTCAAGAGGAGTCCGCAGCCATCAATAACTCAGACAAGCCACCTGTGTATTACACTATTTCTACAGACGACTG GTTTGAGATGCAGGAGGCTGGAATCTCTCTTGACAACACAATGAGGAATTTTTCCTTGGTCCAGTATTGCTTGTAA
- the rrm2b gene encoding ribonucleoside-diphosphate reductase subunit M2 B, producing the protein MDTNIMNVGTDDGPYQNGHKDVDPQSTEDEPLLRENKRRFVIFPIQYPDIWKMYKQAQASFWTVEEVDLSKDLVHWEKLKPGERHFISHVLAFFAASDGIVNENLVQRFSQEVQLPEARSFYGFQILIESVHSEMYSMLINTYIRDLKERDYLFNAIETMPCVKRKADWALQWISDRNSTFGERLIAFAAVEGIFFSGSFAAIYWLKKRGLMPGLTYSNELISRDEGLHCNFACLMYSYLVKKPSADRVRDIITKAVSIEQEFLTEALPVDLIGINCSLMKQYIEFVADRLLTDLGMPKVYKAENPFDFMESISLEGKTNFFEKRVAEYQRFGVMSNTMDSEFTLDADF; encoded by the exons ATGGACACCAACATCATGAACGTGGGGACGGACGACGGGCCATATCAG AATGGCCACAAAGACGTGGATCCCCAGAGCACAGAAGATGAGCCGCTCCTCAGAGAAAACAAAAGAAGATTTGTCATCTTTCCCATCCAGTACCCAGACATCTGGAAAATGTACAAACAGGCCCAGGCCTCCTTCTGGACAGTAGAAGAG GTGGATTTATCAAAGGATCTTGTTCACTGGGAGAAACTGAAGCCTGGTGAGAGACACTTCATATCACACGTCTTGGCTTTCTTTGCAGCGAGTGATGGCATTGTCAACGAAAACCTG GTGCAGAGGTTCAGTCAGGAGGTTCAGCTTCCGGAGGCTCGTTCTTTCTATGGATTCCAGATCCTCATAGAGAGTGTGCACTCAGAGATGTATAGCATGCTGATCAACACCTATATCAGGGATCTAAAAGAGAG AGACTATTTGTTTAATGCCATTGAGACCATGCCTTGTGTGAAAAGAAAAGCAGACTGGGCTCTGCAGTGGATCTCTGACAGAAACTCCACCTTTG GGGAGAGATTGATAGCATTTGCAGCAGTTGAAGGCATCTTTTTCTCTGGGTCGTTTGCTGCCATCTACTGGCTGAAGAAAAGAGGTTTGATGCCTGGACTTACATACTCAAATGAGCTCATCAGCAGAGATGAG GGTTTGCACTGTAATTTCGCCTGCCTTATGTACAGTTACCTGGTGAAGAAACCGTCGGCTGACAGAGTGAGGGATATCATCACTAAAGCAGTGAGCATTGAACAG GAATTTCTAACCGAAGCTTTACCAGTTGACCTCATCGGGATTAACTGCTCTCTAATGAAGCAATACATCGAGTTTGTGGCTGACCGGCTGTTAACAGACTTAGGAATGCCAAAG GTTTACAAAGCAGAGAACCCCTTCGATTTCATGGAGTCCATTTCACTGGAAGGAAAAACCAACTTCTTTGAGAAACGAGTGGCTGAGTACCAGCGGTTTGGAGTGATGTCAAACACAATGGACAGTGAATTCACTCTTGATGCAGATTTCTAA